In Labilibaculum sp. DW002, the genomic window ATTAAATTTACCTTCATTTTTAGGCCAGTCTTTTACCTCAACACTTAAAGAACGAATCTGTTCTTTAGGATAAGTTTTGATCTTATTAAATGTCGATTTGAAATTTCTGAAAGTTCTTTTCATTAAACCAAGTCCATTAATAGGTACAGGTGATTTTACAACACCAGCGACTTGATATGGCGTATTGCGACCAATTTTCACAGATTGAATCAAACCTTCAATGGTAGCTTCGTTGATGCTAGCATCACAAAATGCCAACATTCTTATTTCCGTATCAAATTGAGTTTCTAACTGATAAATTTTTGTACCTAATAATCTTTCAGCAATCTTCGCTAAATCGTCTTTTGAAATGTAGTGCTTGAAACGTAGTTTGTGAACGACAAGGTTTTGATCCAATGCAGGTGCTTCTATAAATTGCTTAGAACGTGTATAAAGCATTTTACGAATTCCCAATTCACTAACTTTAGTTGTATCAAAAATAATGTTGGCAGAATGATCGCTGATGTAGGTAGATACACCTAAAATACCATCAACTTCTTTCATTTGGCGAACAAAACCCATCGAACTACTAAAGCAGGTAATATGACTTAAGTGTTCTAATTTAAATTCTTTTGAAGTTTCCATTTGTTCTGGGCTACCCCATGCTTTGGATACTGTTGGTAAATCGTATTGATTACCAATTACTAATCCAACAACAAACAAAACAACTACTATTACCGATGGCAACCATTTTACATTTAACTTCTCGTTTAGGGTTAATGCTCCTTCTTTTGGACAAGCAGAAACACAATCACCACAAATATTACAATCAGGATGTTTCACCAACTCCAAATCAGCTACATCAATTCCTTGAGGACAAGATCTTGAACACAAACCACAATCGATACATGTATGAGGATGACGAATTATCTTTAAAACTGATTGCTTTTTAGTCTGTATTTTAAAAATCTCCAATGCATATCCCGCCAAGCAAATGATTCCAACAATGTATGCAACATCAATACCCACTTCGAAAAAATACATAGAGCTTAAAACAACAATTACAATTGCTACACCAACCCAGTATTTGAAAATATTTGAAATCGCTCCAAGAGGACACATATACTTGCACCAAAATAATCTGAATACCACATTACCAATAACAAATATGGAAATTGAAATGGTAGCATATAAAAAGTTTACTCGATGGCCAAATAAGGTAATACTCGTATAAAAAGGATCGTATTCCTTGCAAAAAAGCTCACCTGTTTTTAATGTAATTGTTAAGGTTAAAAACAGAAGTATGTATTTTAAACTTCGAAGAAGTTTATCTGGAATTCCATTAATTTCTTTACGGATTTTAAAACGATCACCTATTTTCCCAAGAGCTTCGGAAACTGTTCCTAGTGGACAAAGATGACTGCAAAATAATTTCCCCAACACCAATACAGTAAATATAAAAATAGCACCCAATACCATTTGAGTAACTGTCATATTACATGCAATTAATCCGTCTTGCATTAAAGTTAATATGGCTTGGATTCCTCCCATTGGACAATACGCCTCAAAATCTACAACTCCTAAACCCAACTGATTCCCTATGAAAAAGAGAATAATAAGAGCTAATACAGAAAACTGTAATATATTTCTGAAAAGGCTAACTCGTTTTTTACTCATAACAGTGATTAATTATTTTTTTTGATTCCAGCCGAAAAGTGCTAAACAATCTTTGCTCTATCGCTCCAAATTGCGATTTGAGACTTTGAATGAGGTGTCATTTCACAAATAGACACGTCCTACCTCCTGTATTTCAATCACTTTTAATCCTAATTTGATTCACTCTAAAGAAGCTTGCAAAATTCTTATTCGAATCTATTCTCAATAAAAAATCAACATTTGATATTCCTGCATTTAAAGAACCATTCTCCTTCACACATATTTGATAACATGAGGGCACAAAGGTTGAAAACGGAGCATGTGTTTGCAATACCGTAATCTTGGTATTCTTACAATCCGCAATCATTTGCGTTCATTTAAATAAAAAAAGAGCTAATACCTTAAGTAGATATTAGCTCTTTCCTGTTCTAATTGTATTGATTTATTATCTTGGATTTTGATGGCGATTTTTTGCTTTTCTTTCAGCATGTCTTTCTTTGTGTAGTTTCTCAAAATCTTTTATTCTCTCAGGACTAGAACGCCAAGCCTGCTTCAAGAACATTTTATTAGTCATGGTCAGAACATCTGGATTACTTGATGCTTTTGCCACCTTTTTCCTTAATTTCAACATTCGTTTTTTCATTGAGCCGTCCCACTTCTCTGGTTGTTTCATATATGCATAGAATCGATAGGTATGCTCAACATTGTATTTTTCACAAAGCTTCTTTGCTTTTGATTCTGTAATCCAAAGATGATATGCTAATCTTTTAAAGCTATAGGTAATATGTCCTGTTGCAATTCGACACTTATGCCAATTGTTAAACTCTCCCATAGTTACAACACTAATGGAATCTTTCCACTCTTCTATCCTTTCTGGAATGAAACGATGTTGCTCAACAATTGACTGAAACTTCTCTGAAGAAATATGAATCTTAAAATTCTCATCCAAATGCTCATACTTGTGGCTTAAATAATCGTAATCCAATTCTTCCTGCGTCACAGTCCTATTTTGTGCACTAAGACCTATGGAAATTAATAGTAGTGGAACAATCAGGAATTTAATACTTCTCATACACGTTTTGTTTTAGTAAATTATCTAGATCAAACAAAGGATTACAAGCGAACTAAATAATTATGAATTAGTAAAATTTTGTTTACTAAAAATAGAGGATATCACTTATGAAAGTTAGTGTATAAGAACCAAAATGTGTAGTATTTTAGAATATTGCACTCCTATTCAATTCATTTTGCATCAATTAGCCATTACTTAGATTCTATCTAAAATAATATTGTAATTAAATGTTAAACTAAAAAAGGAATGAGAGTTTTTAATTAGAGCCTCTACTTTTTATGTACTCGGTAGGTGTTATTTCATGAAACTGCTTGAAAACTCTATTGAAGGAAGATTTTGAGTTGAATCCACATTCGTATGCCAAATAAAGCAAAGTTTGATCTTCGTGTGCATTTTGCTCAATTTGTTCAATGAAAAAATTGATTCGATAAGCATTAATAAAATCAGAATAAGATCGGTCGGTTACCCTGTTTATTAGCTGAGAAATTGTATGTTCTGGAATGTTTATTTTCGATGACAATTTACGAAGCGTTAGGTCTCCATCTTTGAACAACTGATGTTCTTCTATGTAAGCACATATTTCATTGTATTGTTCTTCTTCTTGCTCCAAATAATCATCCAATTTCTTAAATCCTTCTGTTTCTGCCGCAGCTACATTCTCAAATGGATGTGCAAAAATATATGCATATTTGGTATACATGTACACAAAGGAAATCACAAAAACAGAAACGATAATATTAATCAGCATTACCTGATCGATAACAAAATTGATTTCCAGACTATCTAGAATTCGAATCGTAAATACCGTAGCTAGAAGAATTAAAACACCATTCCCAATACTAAAAATCCATTTTACACCATATGGATTTATCTGTTTAAACTGATTATCCTTTTTGATTTTCCATACAATAGAATATGCTGATCCAACGTAAGCTATAATGATTAGGAATTTCATATATACTGAAATTACAGCATAAATATTATCAGAATGTGAACAACCGCCTTCCTCTAAACAATCAACCAAGCCTAAAGACTTTGTTGTTGTTTTATAGCCCATATAAACTGCAAACGGAATAACATGAAGTAAGTCTTTCTTTTTAAATTGAAAGGTGGGATTTACCAGGCTTAACACATAAAAATAAAATACAGTCCCATGCAAAACATGACTGCCACATGCAAACTCATAAACCCAATGGAAATCTTCGAATAAATTCTGAGAGGAAAGAAAAAATGTTAGTTCAGCAAGAAGCACCAACACCAACCAAAACACAAAAATGCGGTCAGAAATATGATTTATCTCCCGTGAAAAAATGGATGCCATAAAAAATATCAATATGGCCAAACATATTACAAATAAATAATCCATCTTATAATAATCCTTCTTTAACTTTTCTACCTTGCCTCTAAATCAGGCACAATCTTAATAATTTTTAAGCTTAGATACAAGATGTATAAAGCCCTAAAATCGTACTATTTACAAATACCGTTTCTTAAAATAACATAATTAACACTTTAAATAATTTACAATTCTTCAATACAATTCCTTACCTTAGTAGTATATCAATTACGATAAACAATGAAAGAAAAAACAGATTTAAATCTTGCGGTATTAATTGATGCCGATAACATACCTTATAAAAACATAAAAGGAATGCTTGATGAGATTGCTAAGTTAGGGACTCCCAGCATTAAACGTATTTATGGTGACTGGACGAGGCCAACAGTTGCTGGATGGAAACCAGCACTTTTAGAGCATGCCATTACACCAATTCAACAATATTCTTATACCACTGGAAAGAATGCAACCGACTCTGCCATGATTATTGATGCTATGGATATTTTACATAGCGACAAGGTTGACGGATTTTGTTTGGTCTCTAGTGATAGTGATTTTACTCGCTTGGCCACACGACTTCGTGAATCGAGCAAGTTGGTTATTGGTATTGGTGAAAAGAAAACACCAAATCCCTTTATTGTTGCTTGTGATAAATTCATCTACATCGAAATTATTGGCGCAAAAGAAAATGAAGAAAAGAAAAAGGAACCATCTGCAAGCGATGCAAATAAATTCGATAAAATCGATAAAAAGTTCATTCGCCTT contains:
- a CDS encoding 4Fe-4S binding protein, which gives rise to MSKKRVSLFRNILQFSVLALIILFFIGNQLGLGVVDFEAYCPMGGIQAILTLMQDGLIACNMTVTQMVLGAIFIFTVLVLGKLFCSHLCPLGTVSEALGKIGDRFKIRKEINGIPDKLLRSLKYILLFLTLTITLKTGELFCKEYDPFYTSITLFGHRVNFLYATISISIFVIGNVVFRLFWCKYMCPLGAISNIFKYWVGVAIVIVVLSSMYFFEVGIDVAYIVGIICLAGYALEIFKIQTKKQSVLKIIRHPHTCIDCGLCSRSCPQGIDVADLELVKHPDCNICGDCVSACPKEGALTLNEKLNVKWLPSVIVVVLFVVGLVIGNQYDLPTVSKAWGSPEQMETSKEFKLEHLSHITCFSSSMGFVRQMKEVDGILGVSTYISDHSANIIFDTTKVSELGIRKMLYTRSKQFIEAPALDQNLVVHKLRFKHYISKDDLAKIAERLLGTKIYQLETQFDTEIRMLAFCDASINEATIEGLIQSVKIGRNTPYQVAGVVKSPVPINGLGLMKRTFRNFKSTFNKIKTYPKEQIRSLSVEVKDWPKNEGKFNLLANHIGKKYDGVVGMDAAYNESPMLKIYYIQDKIQPQAILDWISKDEMTLVYTTGEIEQKENPYSFVLDNQLNPLD
- a CDS encoding helix-turn-helix domain-containing protein — protein: MASIFSREINHISDRIFVFWLVLVLLAELTFFLSSQNLFEDFHWVYEFACGSHVLHGTVFYFYVLSLVNPTFQFKKKDLLHVIPFAVYMGYKTTTKSLGLVDCLEEGGCSHSDNIYAVISVYMKFLIIIAYVGSAYSIVWKIKKDNQFKQINPYGVKWIFSIGNGVLILLATVFTIRILDSLEINFVIDQVMLINIIVSVFVISFVYMYTKYAYIFAHPFENVAAAETEGFKKLDDYLEQEEEQYNEICAYIEEHQLFKDGDLTLRKLSSKINIPEHTISQLINRVTDRSYSDFINAYRINFFIEQIEQNAHEDQTLLYLAYECGFNSKSSFNRVFKQFHEITPTEYIKSRGSN
- a CDS encoding NYN domain-containing protein; its protein translation is MKEKTDLNLAVLIDADNIPYKNIKGMLDEIAKLGTPSIKRIYGDWTRPTVAGWKPALLEHAITPIQQYSYTTGKNATDSAMIIDAMDILHSDKVDGFCLVSSDSDFTRLATRLRESSKLVIGIGEKKTPNPFIVACDKFIYIEIIGAKENEEKKKEPSASDANKFDKIDKKFIRLLKNSIEDIADDDGWAFLAELGSLINKKKPDFDPRNYGFAKLTPLIKSMQKHFDIDERDSGKRNIKHIYVRIKE